A DNA window from Microaerobacter geothermalis contains the following coding sequences:
- a CDS encoding metallophosphoesterase, whose translation MLWIILMITLAILIYFAHKNTYHMQVNNISLTVQPKDGMMDKDLHILHLSDLHMENISISPEHLYEQVKNKPIDLIALTGDYLDRAKNIDKFLTYVDVLKKLNPSYGIYVVFGNHDYILRKHHFSRLKDSLIEKGCHVLQNESRSIQINGQSIEIIGIDNFSNGKSDLNKSFEGVGDGIRIVLTHDPNVVLHMDDYHFDYLLSGHFHGGQIYWPKPYHLIKMGKLARRNIIKGLHFHKKRAFYISEGLGQTGFNIRVKSRPEITFHKLTAKKSA comes from the coding sequence ATGTTATGGATCATTCTGATGATTACCCTTGCCATTTTGATTTATTTCGCTCACAAAAATACCTATCACATGCAGGTCAACAACATCTCCTTAACGGTACAGCCCAAGGATGGGATGATGGATAAAGATCTTCACATCCTCCATTTATCGGATCTTCATATGGAAAATATATCCATATCCCCTGAACATCTTTATGAACAGGTAAAGAATAAGCCCATTGATTTGATTGCGTTAACCGGAGATTATCTTGACCGTGCTAAGAATATTGACAAGTTTTTGACGTATGTGGATGTATTAAAAAAGCTAAATCCTTCCTATGGAATTTATGTTGTATTTGGCAATCATGATTATATCCTCAGAAAGCATCATTTCTCGCGTCTGAAGGATTCTTTAATTGAAAAAGGATGCCATGTTCTTCAAAACGAATCCCGCTCTATTCAAATCAATGGTCAATCCATTGAAATTATTGGGATTGATAACTTTAGCAACGGGAAAAGCGACTTGAATAAATCCTTTGAAGGAGTAGGAGACGGCATCCGAATTGTCCTTACCCATGACCCCAATGTGGTCCTCCACATGGATGATTATCACTTTGACTATCTGTTGTCCGGCCATTTCCATGGAGGACAAATATATTGGCCAAAGCCCTACCACCTGATCAAAATGGGGAAATTGGCAAGAAGAAATATTATTAAAGGGTTGCATTTCCATAAAAAAAGGGCCTTCTACATTAGTGAAGGCCTTGGTCAAACGGGATTTAACATTCGAGTAAAATCCCGTCCGGAAATTACTTTTCATAAGCTGACAGCAAAGAAGTCCGCCTAA